In the genome of Pirellulales bacterium, one region contains:
- a CDS encoding GDSL-type esterase/lipase family protein, which produces MTACWLAAYTVAAVRRRPAAFYLMAPAAVILVKRVDWPVGLWVFMASAAAGIATSMSVFRISEQHRRFLLPSVIWLAWLGFALDSYRAVRANHAVAPLDRRPIVCIGDSLTSYTKKGGYPEVLAELVGVPVLNLGQPGVTSAEALKKLPDFVAAKPQAVVIELGGHDFLKDPTLLKTASRAATKRNLETLIAAARKAHAEVVLIEVPRGFIIDPYAGLERQIAREHDLELISDTVIRRFVLTSPVAPPGIWLGGPYLSDDGLHPNQHGNALLAGVVLAALERLYGGFPRGNSR; this is translated from the coding sequence ATGACGGCGTGCTGGTTGGCCGCTTATACCGTGGCCGCGGTGCGCCGGCGGCCGGCCGCGTTTTACTTGATGGCGCCGGCCGCCGTGATTCTGGTGAAGCGAGTTGACTGGCCTGTGGGCCTGTGGGTTTTCATGGCCTCGGCCGCGGCAGGCATCGCGACCTCGATGTCGGTATTCAGAATCTCAGAACAACACCGGCGTTTCCTGCTGCCGAGCGTGATCTGGCTGGCCTGGCTCGGCTTCGCTCTCGATTCCTACCGTGCGGTACGCGCCAACCACGCGGTGGCCCCGCTCGACCGTCGCCCCATCGTCTGCATCGGCGACAGTCTGACCTCCTACACGAAGAAAGGCGGCTATCCCGAAGTGCTGGCCGAATTGGTCGGCGTGCCGGTGCTGAACCTCGGCCAGCCGGGCGTGACGTCGGCCGAAGCGCTGAAAAAGCTGCCCGATTTTGTGGCGGCGAAGCCGCAGGCCGTGGTGATCGAACTCGGCGGCCATGACTTTTTGAAAGATCCCACGTTGCTGAAGACGGCCAGCCGTGCGGCGACCAAGCGCAACCTGGAAACGTTGATCGCGGCCGCTCGCAAGGCCCACGCCGAAGTCGTGCTCATCGAGGTGCCGCGCGGCTTCATCATCGACCCTTACGCCGGCTTGGAGCGGCAGATCGCTCGCGAGCACGATCTGGAGTTGATTTCGGACACGGTGATTCGCCGCTTCGTGCTCACCAGCCCGGTTGCCCCGCCAGGAATATGGCTGGGCGGCCCGTACTTGAGCGACGACGGGCTGCACCCCAACCAGCACGGCAACGCCCTGCTGGCCGGCGTCGTGTTGGCGGCGCTCGAACGGCTCTACGGAGGGTTCCCGCGCGGCAATTCTCGATAG
- a CDS encoding Hsp70 family protein gives MPANLRLLLEKHGFDFLEPLCQELVGQPATVLDDEEYAERVVQDGWRRTPMQMRLLPPETLRWNEFCFALRPRVFDGSSGTVRLRPNWRTAAAEVAEQFGEGAAHDSDDASPVALLDEELGPAAHETAEIPRGKRASASQRPAAADEHAVGIDLGTTYSVVAYVDHQGRPTSVPNANGDVLTPSVVLFDNEGTVVGREAVLASTLEPDRVAECVKRDMGNKYYRKKIGGESIPPEVISSYILRRLRADAERKLGKVAKAVITVPAYFDETRRRATMDAGRLAGLEVLDIINEPTAAAITYGYQEGFLDRSGKVQSDTPMRVLVYDLGGGTFDVTVVEMSNQSFKAIATDGDVRLGGKDWDEKLVEMAAARLTEAVGEDPRHDPETLQEMSIAAETAKKTLSERAKTAMYVSYRGKRHKVEVTREEFEEATAALVLRTRTTAEIVVLQAGLTWPQIDRVVVVGGATRMPMITHMLGELAGRSVDHSVSADEAVAHGAALYADLLLQQKGGGSGHTEFSVTNVNSHSLGVIGIDPLTRRQRNQILIPKNTPLPHSAARRFKTFRANQPNVKISVMEGESASPESCIEVGMCVIQSLPPNLPAGWPVEVRYTYRENGRLQVSASLVGHAARVTTEFVRDNSLSDDDLMLWAECLSAEAKRAEW, from the coding sequence ATGCCCGCCAACCTTCGCCTGCTGCTCGAAAAGCACGGTTTCGACTTTCTCGAACCGCTCTGCCAAGAGTTGGTGGGACAGCCGGCCACGGTGCTCGACGACGAGGAATACGCCGAACGCGTCGTGCAGGACGGCTGGCGGCGGACACCGATGCAGATGCGGCTGCTGCCGCCGGAGACCCTGCGCTGGAATGAGTTCTGCTTTGCCCTGCGGCCGCGCGTGTTTGACGGTTCCAGCGGCACGGTGCGGCTGCGGCCCAATTGGCGGACGGCGGCGGCCGAAGTGGCCGAGCAGTTTGGCGAAGGTGCGGCCCACGACAGCGACGACGCCTCCCCCGTGGCCCTGCTCGACGAGGAACTTGGCCCGGCCGCCCACGAGACGGCCGAGATTCCGCGGGGAAAAAGGGCCTCCGCTTCGCAGCGACCAGCCGCGGCTGATGAGCACGCCGTGGGCATCGACCTGGGCACCACCTATTCCGTCGTGGCCTACGTCGATCATCAGGGGCGGCCGACCAGCGTTCCCAACGCCAACGGCGATGTGCTGACGCCCAGCGTGGTGCTGTTCGACAACGAGGGGACCGTTGTCGGCCGCGAGGCCGTGCTGGCCTCGACGCTGGAGCCCGACCGCGTGGCCGAGTGCGTCAAGCGCGACATGGGAAACAAATACTACCGCAAGAAGATCGGCGGCGAGTCGATTCCCCCGGAGGTGATTTCCAGCTACATCCTGCGCCGCTTGCGGGCCGACGCCGAGCGGAAGCTGGGAAAGGTCGCCAAGGCCGTGATCACGGTGCCCGCCTATTTTGACGAAACCCGCCGCCGGGCCACGATGGATGCCGGGCGTCTGGCCGGTCTGGAGGTGCTCGACATCATCAACGAGCCGACGGCGGCCGCCATCACTTACGGGTACCAGGAGGGTTTTCTCGACCGGTCGGGCAAGGTCCAGAGCGACACGCCGATGCGGGTGCTGGTCTACGATCTGGGCGGCGGCACGTTCGACGTCACCGTGGTAGAGATGAGCAACCAGTCGTTCAAGGCGATTGCCACCGACGGCGACGTGCGGTTGGGTGGCAAGGACTGGGACGAGAAGCTGGTCGAAATGGCCGCCGCCCGGCTGACCGAGGCGGTGGGCGAAGACCCGCGGCACGACCCGGAAACGCTGCAAGAGATGTCGATTGCCGCCGAGACGGCCAAGAAGACGCTTTCGGAGCGGGCGAAGACCGCGATGTACGTCAGCTATCGGGGCAAGCGGCACAAGGTGGAGGTCACGCGCGAGGAATTCGAGGAAGCGACGGCGGCTTTGGTGCTGCGCACGCGGACCACGGCCGAAATCGTGGTGCTGCAAGCCGGGCTGACCTGGCCGCAGATCGACCGGGTGGTGGTGGTGGGCGGCGCCACGCGCATGCCGATGATCACGCACATGCTGGGCGAGCTGGCGGGCCGCAGCGTCGACCATTCGGTCTCGGCCGACGAGGCGGTGGCCCACGGCGCGGCCCTGTACGCCGATCTGCTGTTGCAACAAAAGGGCGGCGGCTCCGGCCACACCGAGTTTTCGGTGACGAACGTCAACTCGCACAGCCTGGGCGTGATCGGCATCGATCCGCTGACGCGGCGCCAGCGGAACCAGATCCTGATTCCCAAGAACACGCCGCTGCCCCATTCGGCGGCGCGGCGTTTCAAGACGTTTCGCGCGAACCAGCCGAACGTGAAGATTTCGGTGATGGAAGGCGAGAGTGCTTCGCCCGAATCGTGCATCGAGGTGGGCATGTGCGTCATCCAGAGTCTGCCGCCGAACTTGCCCGCCGGCTGGCCCGTGGAGGTGCGTTACACCTATCGCGAGAACGGCCGCTTGCAGGTGTCGGCGAGCCTGGTGGGGCACGCCGCTCGCGTCACCACCGAGTTCGTGCGCGACAACAGTCTCTCGGACGACGACCTGATGCTGTGGGCCGAATGCCTTTCTGCGGAGGCCAAACGGGCGGAATGGTAG
- a CDS encoding BlaI/MecI/CopY family transcriptional regulator translates to MARPPANELTHRELEVMQVFWKCGAITAQEARDELARLGIDRAYTTVATLIRILTEKGFLKQSTSERPFLHVPVRSYEEVSRRLLGDLIDRVFQGSRELLLARLLEQKKLTPRERAQLKNFLEENQG, encoded by the coding sequence ATGGCACGGCCGCCGGCCAACGAACTGACGCACCGTGAACTGGAAGTCATGCAGGTCTTCTGGAAGTGCGGCGCGATCACCGCACAGGAAGCGCGCGACGAGCTGGCGCGCTTGGGCATCGACCGCGCTTATACGACTGTGGCGACGCTGATTCGCATCCTGACCGAGAAGGGCTTTTTGAAGCAATCCACCAGCGAACGTCCGTTTTTGCATGTTCCCGTGCGCTCCTATGAAGAGGTTTCACGTCGGCTGCTGGGGGACTTGATCGACCGCGTCTTTCAAGGGTCGCGTGAACTGTTGCTCGCACGCTTGCTGGAACAGAAGAAGCTCACGCCTCGAGAGCGCGCCCAGCTCAAGAACTTTTTAGAAGAGAATCAAGGATGA
- a CDS encoding M56 family metallopeptidase, with the protein MGISLAWTALQVTLFCLAGAGAYLLARRRYLTCGASLLCGVLVVTVGLAALSFSPWPRWWTPAGARPTAQISLKTAAATTLREEPSGTLRASAGAKAEAAPETGASGVQRAVFNFLSAIWGDVHNQLADASRAERSDARWHWPAGVAAVILSATAVGLARMLFGAIALARLLRDTQRVDDPSLAGLLAQLRTQLRCPRPIELREMAAASAGSSPAVVGWRRPVILLPADWHLWSEDVRRAVLAHEAAHVAHGDFLMWLAAQSGVILNFYNPLVHWLARRLRLKQELAADARGAALAGGAKAYATVLAKLALAQDDSRPLWAGRPFFPTRGTLMRRIEMLQNQPFVTDRSPSRVWPTALLTALALVGLSVSGLRGPTAAVRADDLPSGKDSSESAPPATHEVRFPKFDDAYLPEDAIAVLSVKPLKVANSAVVVSPALLHFPMSFNLGWSTADNGVDEVRDIVFSPAPSEASSAKPHESTEPALVEIYRMHKPYERDKVRVRIFGEAPDGVTETTCHGYSCFRARSEDSGLLVDYLLVDDRTIVIVRDRDLPRVLEADPESHPSWYGEWRKVADSPLAVGFDPEAIDALVAPAKDSAEEAFFSVLKNTTHVFGRVDSTTEGLLVSGKVLCKSSEAAVAATQAAKATLALAQMAIPQLLQPSDMPKEYQPINVSGPLMEALANLKVNVNGARVDVEGKLGAAFVAEIAQATQALVDRQTNEYKAREKEDEQAHIAKLGRLAAAMNAYHAEHGHYPSAAVVGPDGKTLHSWRVELLPYLGEQKLFDEYRLDEPWDSEHNKPLVEKIPSIYSTSLWSQKGDADYFVVTGKGTLFDAAAPARRESVADAPGETILVLQSLQRIPWTKPVDIETSADHDAVRPFRGHGKGFYAAFADGTVKFVSKATDATSVRAMFTKAGGDEVKLR; encoded by the coding sequence ATGGGAATCTCACTCGCCTGGACGGCCCTGCAAGTGACCCTGTTTTGCCTGGCAGGCGCGGGAGCGTATCTCCTGGCACGCCGCCGATATCTCACCTGCGGAGCTTCCCTTCTGTGCGGAGTCTTGGTCGTCACGGTGGGCCTCGCGGCCCTCTCGTTCAGCCCGTGGCCTCGCTGGTGGACCCCCGCTGGCGCCCGGCCCACGGCGCAAATCTCGCTGAAGACGGCCGCCGCGACAACTCTTCGTGAAGAACCATCGGGCACGCTTCGGGCGTCGGCTGGCGCCAAGGCCGAGGCTGCGCCGGAAACCGGCGCATCTGGCGTACAGCGGGCCGTGTTCAACTTTCTGTCGGCAATCTGGGGCGACGTTCACAATCAACTGGCGGATGCCTCGCGCGCGGAGCGTAGCGACGCTCGATGGCATTGGCCGGCGGGGGTGGCCGCCGTCATTCTCTCGGCTACGGCGGTCGGTCTGGCGCGCATGCTGTTCGGCGCGATCGCTTTGGCACGGCTGCTTCGCGATACGCAACGGGTGGACGATCCGTCGCTTGCGGGCCTGCTCGCACAACTCCGCACACAGTTGCGTTGCCCGAGGCCGATCGAACTCCGCGAAATGGCGGCTGCCAGCGCCGGTAGTTCGCCCGCCGTCGTGGGATGGCGGCGGCCCGTGATCCTCTTGCCGGCCGATTGGCATTTGTGGAGCGAGGACGTCCGGCGGGCCGTCCTGGCGCACGAAGCGGCGCATGTGGCCCATGGCGACTTCCTGATGTGGCTGGCGGCCCAATCGGGCGTCATCCTGAATTTCTACAATCCGCTCGTGCATTGGCTGGCCCGTCGGCTGCGGCTCAAGCAAGAGCTGGCCGCCGACGCCCGCGGCGCGGCGCTGGCCGGCGGAGCGAAAGCCTATGCGACCGTCTTGGCGAAGCTGGCGCTTGCGCAAGACGACTCTCGACCGTTATGGGCAGGACGCCCATTTTTCCCCACCCGCGGCACACTCATGAGGAGAATTGAGATGCTACAGAATCAACCCTTCGTCACCGATCGCTCGCCGTCGCGCGTCTGGCCGACGGCCTTGCTGACCGCTCTCGCACTCGTCGGACTGAGCGTGTCCGGCTTGCGCGGCCCGACGGCTGCTGTGCGGGCCGATGATCTTCCGAGCGGAAAAGACTCCTCGGAGTCCGCACCTCCTGCCACGCACGAAGTCCGGTTCCCAAAATTCGATGATGCCTACCTGCCGGAGGATGCGATCGCAGTGCTGTCCGTCAAACCGCTCAAAGTCGCGAACTCGGCCGTCGTCGTCTCGCCCGCGCTACTTCATTTCCCCATGTCATTCAACTTGGGTTGGTCCACGGCCGACAATGGAGTGGACGAGGTCAGGGACATCGTGTTCTCTCCGGCACCAAGCGAAGCGTCGTCTGCCAAGCCGCATGAGTCGACGGAGCCGGCGCTGGTGGAAATCTACCGCATGCACAAGCCTTATGAGCGGGACAAGGTGCGGGTCAGAATCTTCGGCGAGGCGCCGGACGGCGTGACCGAAACCACCTGTCACGGCTATTCCTGTTTCCGCGCACGGTCCGAGGACAGCGGCCTGCTCGTCGATTATTTGCTGGTTGACGACCGGACCATCGTCATCGTGCGCGATCGCGACCTGCCGCGCGTGCTGGAGGCCGATCCGGAAAGCCATCCAAGCTGGTACGGCGAGTGGCGGAAGGTGGCCGACAGTCCGCTGGCGGTAGGCTTCGACCCGGAGGCAATCGACGCGCTGGTGGCGCCAGCGAAGGACTCGGCCGAGGAGGCATTCTTTTCGGTCTTGAAGAACACAACGCATGTCTTTGGACGCGTTGACTCAACAACCGAGGGTCTGCTGGTCAGCGGCAAGGTGCTCTGTAAATCATCCGAGGCAGCGGTCGCAGCAACTCAGGCGGCCAAGGCCACTTTGGCGTTAGCTCAGATGGCGATCCCACAATTGTTGCAGCCGTCTGATATGCCCAAGGAATACCAGCCAATCAACGTCAGTGGACCTCTCATGGAGGCGCTTGCCAATTTGAAGGTCAACGTAAACGGGGCACGGGTCGATGTGGAAGGAAAGCTTGGCGCCGCGTTTGTCGCCGAGATCGCCCAGGCGACACAGGCCCTCGTCGATCGGCAGACCAACGAGTACAAGGCGCGGGAGAAAGAGGATGAGCAGGCGCATATCGCGAAGCTGGGGCGGCTGGCTGCGGCGATGAACGCCTACCACGCCGAACATGGACATTACCCGTCTGCGGCGGTCGTTGGCCCGGACGGCAAGACTTTGCACAGTTGGCGCGTGGAATTGTTGCCCTATCTCGGCGAGCAGAAGCTGTTTGACGAGTACCGGCTCGACGAACCTTGGGACAGCGAGCACAACAAGCCGCTGGTCGAGAAGATTCCCAGCATCTACAGCACCAGCTTATGGTCGCAAAAAGGTGACGCCGACTATTTTGTGGTCACCGGCAAGGGCACGCTGTTCGACGCCGCGGCGCCCGCCCGGCGCGAGAGCGTGGCCGATGCTCCCGGCGAGACGATTCTTGTTTTGCAGAGCCTCCAGCGGATTCCCTGGACCAAGCCCGTCGATATCGAGACGTCCGCGGACCATGACGCCGTGCGACCGTTTCGCGGCCACGGCAAAGGCTTTTATGCGGCCTTCGCCGACGGAACGGTGAAGTTCGTGTCCAAGGCCACCGATGCCACCAGCGTCCGCGCCATGTTCACCAAGGCCGGCGGCGACGAGGTGAAGTTGCGGTAA
- a CDS encoding DUF1501 domain-containing protein, giving the protein MVTRRGMLRATGLGLWGVSASPWLPVLADEVARHPARRRQCILLWMPGGPSQIDTFDLKPRHANGGPSKEIATSVPGLGISEHLPKLAGLAEHLTIVRSLSTKEGDHARGTFLMRTGHQQGGPIKYPAIGASLAKELGPEEAEVPNYVSIAPYSFFSPMAFSSGFLGPRYAPLTVGVREPGTAAPASGGRYARLGVDDLSPPAGVTAVQTASRFDIREAFENDFVSRHRTASAIAHKTVYQRAVRMMKSEAAKAFDLDDEPDAVRERYGRGRFGQRCLMARRLIERGVPFVEVSLGGLDGGGIGWDTHQNNFQLVQGLCGQLDAGWGALLAELAERGLLDTTTMLWMGEFGRTPRINNNAGRDHFPAAWSCVFAGGGFHGGQAFGRTSPDGMAVEEGKVDVGDVLATLCAALGVDPAAENISEEGRPIKIAEGKPIEAVLR; this is encoded by the coding sequence ATGGTCACGCGCCGCGGCATGCTGCGGGCAACGGGTCTGGGGCTTTGGGGCGTGAGCGCCAGCCCTTGGCTGCCAGTGCTGGCCGATGAAGTCGCCCGGCACCCTGCCCGGCGGCGGCAATGTATTCTGTTGTGGATGCCCGGCGGCCCAAGTCAGATCGACACATTCGATTTGAAGCCGCGACACGCCAACGGCGGGCCGTCTAAGGAAATCGCCACCAGCGTGCCGGGCCTGGGAATCAGCGAGCACTTGCCCAAACTGGCCGGCCTAGCCGAGCACCTGACGATCGTGCGCAGCCTGAGCACCAAGGAAGGCGACCATGCCCGTGGCACTTTCCTGATGCGTACCGGCCATCAACAGGGCGGGCCGATCAAGTATCCCGCGATCGGCGCCTCGTTGGCCAAAGAACTCGGCCCGGAAGAAGCCGAAGTTCCCAACTACGTGAGCATCGCCCCCTATTCGTTTTTCAGCCCGATGGCCTTCAGCTCTGGGTTCCTGGGGCCGCGTTATGCTCCGCTGACGGTTGGCGTGCGCGAGCCGGGCACGGCGGCGCCGGCATCGGGCGGTCGCTACGCGCGGCTGGGCGTCGACGATCTTTCGCCGCCGGCCGGTGTGACCGCGGTGCAGACCGCCAGCCGCTTCGATATCCGCGAGGCGTTCGAGAACGACTTCGTATCGCGGCATCGCACCGCGTCGGCCATCGCGCACAAGACCGTCTATCAACGGGCGGTGCGGATGATGAAGAGCGAAGCCGCCAAAGCGTTCGATCTCGACGACGAGCCTGACGCCGTGCGAGAGCGTTATGGCCGCGGCCGGTTCGGACAACGTTGCCTGATGGCCCGACGTTTGATCGAGCGAGGCGTGCCGTTTGTCGAAGTTTCGCTGGGAGGGCTGGACGGCGGCGGCATCGGCTGGGACACGCACCAAAACAACTTTCAGCTCGTGCAAGGTCTTTGCGGCCAACTGGACGCGGGCTGGGGCGCGCTGTTGGCGGAGTTGGCCGAGCGCGGGCTGCTCGACACGACCACGATGCTCTGGATGGGCGAGTTCGGCCGCACGCCGCGAATCAACAACAATGCCGGCCGCGACCATTTTCCGGCGGCCTGGAGCTGCGTGTTTGCCGGCGGCGGTTTTCACGGTGGCCAGGCGTTCGGCCGCACCAGCCCCGACGGCATGGCCGTGGAAGAGGGCAAAGTCGACGTCGGCGACGTCCTGGCCACGCTTTGCGCCGCGCTCGGCGTCGATCCGGCGGCCGAAAACATTTCTGAAGAGGGACGGCCCATCAAGATTGCGGAAGGCAAACCGATCGAGGCCGTTTTGCGGTAA